Part of the Coffea eugenioides isolate CCC68of unplaced genomic scaffold, Ceug_1.0 ScVebR1_3164;HRSCAF=4327, whole genome shotgun sequence genome, gagaatttgaaaaactccatttccttaaggtttggaaattttcagttttgatacgagatctttgaaaaatcgtatctcactctttacaagtccaaaattggaaaacttagtaccgttggaaaactcttagaaagtactaaaagttctaagaagacacttttccatgattccagatgaaaggtattcaaaatttggccCAAAGTCACTGTTTTGGACACTAAGGCAGTTTTCGAGGTTGGTCTTCGGCAAAGTTTgtaaattcggtaaaattcacacaatgcaaaccagcctctgaaatttggaactccatTAGAGTTTCATacaaggtttaaaacacaataagcGGGTCAACAATcgaagttttgagcaccaagatatgatagctcaaagttgctggaATTTTGAACCTATTTTGCCGTTTTTCCAAATTTGAATCTCAGGTTTTGGAGCTTTGGTTAAGTATATAAACGGACTTGGaacggcaccaaatttggtattattACACTACCACATAAGGGCCTTTCCTCTGccaaatttcataggaaaataATCACGGGAAGTCAGCTAACAAAATCAATGAAGTTGTaagaagttccaaggcaaatctgccttggacttccgtttttccgttttcaagcatttgacCAAGGATGttttctcaaacatggttcatttgtgtaaaTAATGTCTAATAaacatccaagatgtgtttggtaggtgattaacaccaataatttcaaaacaacaagtcccaacaATGATCTAAGCAtttactagccaaaagagggttttaGTTCACCGAGTCAGTTTCAatctttggccacaactcactcaattaaacttggaattgagcatggttggtggcgttggaaaaaaaattcattaatctacaatttctcagaagaaaccattttcaaaatctgtccacaactagctcacatttgagcatcaagttgtAGTTCCTGTTCTGTCTTCAAGTGAACAACGAAACAGGATAGcgattttcaaacgaatggtatGGCTCACTCTAGTGGAACCAGGTTGTGCATTTTATATCAATGGTAAGTTGGGAAtttctagtttccagtgccataaatggcactcgatttcgacatcggagcaagaagttatggccgaaacaagatGACTACTTAGGCAGTTACGGGAaccattttccagttttctaagcTTTCGAAATCAACACAATTGGGttaccaaatcatgttattttccAATGAAACTTTTCacacactcaatataacatatatacatcataaaaaagccattagaacctcaaaattttgcatcaaagtgcatgaacatagcaggggcaaaatggtcacttttggtcattgcaccatccttaagtttctatcaacaacccaacattatttcACTAATTTAAGTAGCAAACTAGCATTAATAATATCACCATtcaccaaatcagtccatccatcaaatgtgggagttcatagagtctacacaaccatttttccaacataaacaagctactCACGTGCATGCAAGAGCTTAGATGTgcactagaacttccataaatcaagtttccaaggcttgatcatcacttacttgttttgatGTTCCAAAGCAGAATTTTCGGTCCTTTCCTGGTCCAAGAAATCCGTGGAATGCAGCTTCTTTTCTTAGctagatgaactctccaagtaTTAAGCTAAGTGGTGTTcaattttggtgtgaaatggTTTAGATTTGGTGCAAGAAATGGAGTAGAAATTGATGAAGCAAGTTTGGTTCTTTGCTCTTGGGGTGGCCAGCCAAATgagggagaagagagagagtgtgtgtgatcaaatgaagcttccttgagaagctttaaaTATGTGGTCCACAATtgtccaaagtcaactcttccTCGCGCGtatacgcgcgcgttttgtactcgatttctctcgagtttattcactagtgcactaaacctctaatacacttattttcatataaatattatccactctaattgtctcaaaataagggtctaaagtcccttaATTAAATTGCgtgtgtgaaaacgcgtattttcaatttaagcgcgataaagcgaaaccttcaagaaattcttataacgatagtactaataactatcacttgagtacttaaacataaaaatacttaTTTCAAAACTTATGTGGAAGTCTCTAATTTTCCCAAACTTATGGTATTTCCAAATCAGCTACAATccccaatcgcgtattcactattctcacttaacgagttttcaaaaattaaattttgaaacaagtcactataaaaatataattaaaccatagatccatgtaattgggtcttaagagactagaaaatattaATCGGAGTaaatgggcaattaaatattcaaataagcttgaaatggaatttaaaacaataaatttgcgagtcctcacatcctctcccccttaagaaaatttcgttctcgaaatttaccttgattggTGAACAGGTCTGGAAACTTTTCTCGGATTGCTTCTTCGACTTCCCAAGTCGCTTCCTCTAACCCAtggttcctccaaagaactttCACTAACGGTATCTGTTTATTTCTCAACTCCTTCACTTTCCTATCCAGAAGTTTCACTAGTTTCTCCTCATAGATCAAGGTTTCATCAATTTTAATACTCTCCGGTTGCAAAATGTGAGAGGgatctggatgatacttcttaagtATGGACACATGGAATACATTATGGATTCGAGATAAACTTGGTGGCAACTCCAACTTGTATGCCACATTCCCCACACGCTGGataatcttataaggccctacaaacctcGGTTGTAGTTTCTTTCCCCTTCTAGACATCAAACTCACTTTCAAAGGCGTAATGTTGAGAAACACTAGATCTCCAACAGTAAATTCTAGATCCTTTCTCCGATtatcggcataactcttttgacggCTCTGGGCGGTTTGGATCCTCTGGCGTACCAactttaccttttcattagTTTCCTCAATCCAAAATACTGTAGTCGGGTCTAAGATCTTTctttcacctacttcatcccaacaaattggagacctacacttccgaccataaagggcttcatacggagccatttgtaTAGAAGAAtggaaactattgttataagcaaattccaccaaGATTAAATATTTACTccaactttctccaaaatctagAACACAGgtcctcaacatgtcctcaagagtctgAATTGTCCTCTTAGATTGTCCGTCGGTCTGAGGATGATAAGTAGTACTAAAGTTCAGTTTTGTCCCTAAcacctcttgcatcttttgccagaatctcgaaacaaatcttgggtCTCTGTTAGACACAATACTCACGGGAATTCCATGTAATCTAATGATTTCATCCATGTACatcttagctaacttctctaaatggtatttcatattaatcggcagaaagtgagccgatttggtcaatctatccactattacccaaatagcatcatggcctctctgtgtccttggtaaTCCCGATACAAAGTCCATAGTGATGTTCTCCCATTTTCATTAAGGTATCTCCAACGGTTGTAAGAGTCCCGacggtttctgatgttcggccttaacctgttgacaaaccaaaCAGGTCTGGACAAAATGAgtaatttccttcttcatactTTCCCACCAATAGAGAttcttcaagtcttggtacatcttattcCCTCCAGAGTGTAccgtaaactttgatcggttgtctcttctaaaatttccttcttaagtccttcatcctttggcactactatccgaTTCTGAAATCTCAATACACCATTTGATCCCAAGTTAAAATCTGACTTATCTCccctttttaactttttccaaccattttcgCACTTCAGTGTTCTTTTCTTGAGATCTCTTGATACGTTCCAACAAAGTGGAATTCACTACAATATTTCCCAAAATGACCTTCCTCGATTCCAGTTGAGGATTCCAATAACTGACCTCTTCCAACAAGTGTagttccttaatcatcaatccagccatttgtacttgacggctcaaagcatcggccactacattggccttcccgGAATGGTActtaatcgtacaatcatagtCCTCCAGAAATTTTATCCATCTACGTTGTCTCAAATTTAGCTCCTTTTgtgagaataaatatttaaggCTTTTATGAtcagtaaaaacctcaaatgtcactccataTAGAtggtgtctccatttctttaaaacAAATACCACTGCTGCcaactccaagtcatgagtcGGATAATTCCCTTCATGTggtttcaattttctagagaCATACGCtatcactttgtcattttacatcaaaacacatcccaatccTTCCTTAGAGACATTGGTGTAAACCATAAAACTATTCTTTCCATTGGGTAGAGCTAATACTGGGGCTCTGGTCAAGCGTCTTTTCAATTCCTGGAAACTCTCTTTGCACTTAGAACTCCAAATAAACTTTccacttttcttggtcaactcagtcatgggtccagcaattctagaaaaattttggataaatctccggtaataccctgctaatccaataaaactcCGAACCTCATAGgattttccggtcgtttccatttcgaaatagcttcaactttagctggatccactttaatcccatccttagaaattatgtgtcccaagaaaaTCACTTCACTCAACCAGGATTCACATTTACTGAACTTAGCAAATAATTGGTGTTCCCTCAAAATCTGTAAGacaattctcaaatgcttctcgcgatctttcacattcttagaatacactaaaatgtcatcaatgaagaccaccacaaattgatctagataaggcttaaaaatcctatgcattaaatccatgaaagcagcaggtgcattcgttaacccaaatggcatcacgaCAAATTCAAAGTATCCgtatctcgagttaaaagcagtcttgggtatatccttctccaaaatcctcaattgataataaccctgtctcaaatccaacttcgagaatactactggtccttgcaattggtcaaataactcatcaatgtggggcaatgggtacttattcttgatcgtaacatcATTCAAGTCTCTATAGTCTATACACAATCTCAAACTCCTGtcatttttcttaacaaacaaaatcggggctccccacggagaatcactTTCCCGTATAAAATCCCGTTCTAACAAGTCTTGCAGTTGCATtttcaactctttcaattcaGTTGGTGCCATCCAATATggtgtcttagagataggtgctacctctggagtcacatcaatcttaaaaacTATATCCCGTTCCGGGGGAAATTCTCTAACTCTTCAGGAAATACATCTGGAAAGTCTTTTACTACAGGCATGTCttccaaattcaccttatcactaggagtgttgattagaaaggcCAAGTAGtcttgagctcctttacttaataattttctagcccgaatcCCTGATATAAGTGCAGACGAAGCCAatttaccccttacatccaattttagGGTTGCCTGCCCTGGAATGTCCAATTCTACAATCTTTGTCCTACAATTCAACTGGGCATTATAATGGGCTAGCCAATCCATCCCtaaaatcacatcataccccttaattgcTAAGCCTATCAAATCGGTCAACAGTTTTCGTTCCCCAACACAGATTTCACAATTTCTATACACCAAGTTAGCAATTAAATTTTGATCCCCAGTAGATGTTTTAACTTCCAaatcatatggtaacttaattggtttcaaatctattccactcatgaagTTAGGATatacaaaagaatgtgttgcactcggatcaattaaaactctaACTAAacggtgaaagattggaattgtACCTTCAACTACTTCAGTCGCCTCAGGTACCTGTTGGTAGTCCAATGCATAGATCCTAGCTGGCACTTTCGGTCGA contains:
- the LOC113757632 gene encoding uncharacterized protein LOC113757632 — its product is MGRGAGGTRTAGVSRGALVRGGRSGPTQARGAPSTGSAVTPPVTCGYCGKFNHSENDCWRKSGKCLFCGSAEHQVANCPKAPKVGGNTQRPEKSISKQTSAGGSRPKVPARIYALDYQQVPEATEVVEGTIPIFHRLVRVLIDPSATHSFVYPNFMSGIDLKPIKLPYDLEVKTSTGDQNLIANLVYRNCEICVGERKLLTDLIGLAIKGYDVILGMDWLAHYNAQLNCRTKIVELDIPGQATLKLDVRGKLASSALISGIRARKLLSKGAQDYLAFLINTPSDKVNLEDMPVVKDFPDVFPEELENFPRNGI